Genomic segment of Panicum virgatum strain AP13 chromosome 9N, P.virgatum_v5, whole genome shotgun sequence:
gacacattccaagaactagtgattgcactaagaaatgtcaacagtgctcatgacacattccaAGAACTACCGGGGTTGGCCTTTTTTAATCTAGTTGATCAATGGACGATAACTTGATTAAACGGGATCAACTTGGACTGGTTCCTCACATTAAATTTATCACACACTCTCATCCCAGTTCTTAAACTTTTCTCAAATTCTCATTCCGGTCCTTGAACTCTCACAATACACATAATGGTCCATCAATTTATCGCACATTCTTATCCCAGTTCGTAAACTTGTTCTACACACTCATCAGATCCATATACTTCTaaaatgtatttttttattaaaagaCTTTTATAAATTATTTCAAATTTGTTTATACTTCAAATTAAGTTCAACTTCCACTCAAAGTGGatcaaaaattaaaatttatgaATAAATTATCACGATTTAATTTGAACGATCAAAAATCTCTAAATAACCCATATTTGAATTATTGTTTGCAATTTTCTTAGGATTTGTAAGAGCAAAGGATAAATTATTCCAATATTAAtttaatttctaaaataaaattaactattaaataaatatattaaaataGCAACTATAGAAATCATCAAATATTGTGTCAAGATGATTGCCTCGTGaatttttttatcaattttGAGTGCGATTAGAACttgatttgaaatttgaaagtttGAAATAATTTGTAAAAgtttttttctaaatattttGAAAGTATATGGACTTGCTTGCGATTAGAAACCATTATGTGGTTTTTTAGAGTGCGAGGACCGAGATGAGAactcaggacaagttcaaggaccGGAATGAGAACATGGGATGAGTTTGATAACTATTATATGCGTTTTAAGAGTAGCGGGATAGGGATGAGAGCTTGGAACAAGTTTAGAACCACTGATAAAATTTACTCTTCGATCAAATGGAGATTGGTATGGACTTCAGCCTTTTCCCAGACTGTTTGTTCGGAAGACCGTTTTTGCAATCAGAATGTATTCCCGGGCTTATTTTTCTTGTTTTCGCTTTTTAAAAActtttcttgtttttttctGCCAGGCCTAATAAAGGCCAAGCCATCTAGCAGGCGACAGTATCACTGGGGTCTGGGGGCGCCAGCAACTACCATGTCAACAAGACTGCAGTCTCGCAGACCGCATACGGCCCGAGCCGTAGCTGAGCATTGTCACTCTTTACTTAAATTATATAGTACAACTCAAACACTTACAACACATACAACATTATCAATTCATTGTCATAATATAAGCATGTAATTTTTACATTCCTCAAAATATTAGAGTGAACGTTTAGAATTTTTTACTTTTTCAATTTCAATATTTTTCATTATCATATAAAATTCAGTGTGAGCCACgtttcatttttgtttctattttctttAATTTTGCCCCTTGCATTGCTCTTACTTAAAAATATTCCGCATGTGGTCTTTTTTTAAGGCTAGACTAATATGCGAATGGATTAAAAAGCAAGCAGTGTGCATACAAACTCCTATCGTGTATTCATGCCTAGTTAAACATTTGAAGACAGGATCGTAAAAAAAACATAGTTAGAAGAATCATGGCCACTGGAGACTATGTCATACCAAAAGCTAATGTAGTAAGGTTATGCCAGCCCCGCCTGAGCAAATTTGGTAACAATTAGTACTTACGTTTTGCGCTACTAGTTGTTAACTCAAATTGATCTCAAACTCGGCTTGTCAAACCTTATGAGAATTGTTTGCATGCTCTGTTAAAGTTCGCTTGAAGGTTATGCAACTGAATTTCTCTCTCTACAGAGATGATACTAAAACCACTATCAAGCTTGTAATTTGTTTAGGTGCATTGGATTGACAATCAGACTCCACCGGACAGTAACGTCCTTTCGTGCTTCCTTTTTACAGAAAATCTCGAaaacaatgtttttttttcctttctggtATTAGTGTTACTCTGCAgtctggattttttttatttaatcttCAAAGAGCAGTGGGATTCAAAGACAGAAGCAAGCAGCTATCTGTCACTAACCACTTAGGGTACAGAGATACATATCGATCACAACACAAGCTCTAGATCCTGAGGCTCTCGATGAAGCGTGTGCCTTCAGCCAGCGCGTTGAAGTTCCCCTTGATATACTCCTCGACGCCGATGGATCTATAGCGCGCCCCGCctcccttggccacaagccccGGCAGCGGCGCCACCACAAGCCCCCCGACGGCGGCCTCCTGGAATATCACGACGGTGGTGCGGGCCCTCTCGGCGTCCGGCAGCACCCGGTGCTCGACGCTCCTGTACGCGCCGTTGCTCAGGACGTCGAGGATGTCGGCGACGTTGACGACGAAGGCGCCCGGCAGCGGCCGCACCGGGAACCACCGGCCGCCCTTCCTGATCTGCAGGCCCGGCGTGTCGTCCACGTGCAGCAGCAGCGTCAGGCCGAGCCCGTCGGTGTGCGGCGTGATGCCCATCACCTTCTCCCGGTGCGGGCAGGGGGGGTAGTGGTGGATCGCCATGCTCTGCCGCCTCCCGGTGAAGGCGCCGACGAGCGCCTCCCGCTCCACCCCGAGGTCGGCCGCCATGAAGCCCAGGAGCTTCATCGCGAGACCGATCATCTCCACCGAGTACACCTCAAGCGCGCTCCTAGAATTAGTCCATGTGAAATCATTCAAACTAACACTCAGACCAAGCAATGTCACCGCTGATGGCTGAATTTGACCATGCCATtgggatggagatggagatggaaaCGAGCTAGAGAGGAGACAGACCTAAATGGGGGAGGGCTAGTAGGCCACATCTCCATGTTCCTGTCTTGGGGTGGCTGCGTGATGAGGATCACGCTCTCTGCCCAGTCCAGCTTACCTCCTGATTCCCTGCTGTAGTGGTGCCCGAATCCTTCGAAGCCGTTCTCCCGGACCGCCACTTTCTTCTTGGTCTCCAGCGGCGAGCTGAAGAACTGCACGGTGCTGTCTTTCATTCGCTGGATCACttcttggtcaactccatgGTTTGTCAGCTACGTGAAAACATGATAGTATGTTAGAAGGAACCCATCATCAATGATTGGATGCGGCTAGTTGGGCATATATATACACGGATAAAATAAAGGCAGAACGGAACGGAAAGGAACCGGACCTGAAAGAAGCCCCAGTTCCTGCAAGCGTCCCCAAGCTTCCCGATCTCGAGCGCCGCCGACTCCGGGTCAAGGAGCCTGGCCATGGCGACGACCGGCAGCTCGTAGCGCTCGtcctcgccgacgacgacgccgtcgAAGACCTCCTCGGTCCGGACGTACCTCTCCGGGACCTGATGGCCGGCGTTggcgaacgccgccgccgcggcatccGTGATCTCATCCCTGTTGACGATCTTGTCGTAGTTGCGAGGAGCCTCTTTCTCCATTGTTGTGCTTGTGCACACCGCAAGGTACTCAATCTGGTGATTGTGCCGATTTATAACTCCATCCTACTGTACCTAACACACCATCGAGTGTGGTGGCAGTACAGTTTAGTTGCCAGTCTCGGCATAATCATCGTCGTCCTACCTAACACACCAACCAAATCACCGAAAACCTCCATGGAAAGCGCGGGTGCGCGCTTGGCCCACGCCATGTCCCTGCACGACACGACGGCACATCTGTAACCACCACCCGCTGTGCAAGTCCTTGAAGGAAAGCGAAGCTCTCGATTGGTATGACACCATGCGTTCCTCGAAATCTAAGGAATCATCAGCTAGTGTGGCCATAGCGTCAAGCAGGATGCGGTGTGGCACCTCTCGTGTCCATCACCACCAACCATCCTTTGTTACAAATACAGGGCAAACGGTAGAAACAGACGGATCTCTGTTGTGTTTTGGTAGTCAGTAAATTTCAACCACGTCTGCATCTGTAGTTGACAAACGGTGGAGGTTAGCTAGACAGTTTTAATAAgacctcgcaaaaaaaaacagttTAATAAGAAGAAATAATGAGGTCGGAGAGAGTTACTACACCAATGGAAATGGAAATTTGAAATGACCATATGTGCCCCTACTAATATCTGCTCTAATCACTTAAAACTTTTTCACATGATAACAGTATGTGTAAATAGCTGAAATCTCGAATTAGCAGGTATGCATCTGAGAGAAGAGTGTTATATGCCTGATTCACCTAGGTACACAAATAGATGGGGTACGGACCCAAGACTGGGGCTCATTGCTAGTGAATACACTTTCAACCACGAGGAGCAATATGAATCCTATCCTGAAAGAAGCCCCGTTGCCAGGGAGACTGTTTATTTTGCTTGCACAACATAAGTGGACCAGGGCAGTAAATAGCAATTCAGAGCATCTGATTATACTAGTTGAACTGCACAATACCAATTTTGTAGTCTATTGAAGTAAAAGACATGAATGTTTGCATTTAACATCCAAACTGATCAATATTTACAGTCTGCTCAGTTGTGTTCTGTGGGATACACTCATTGAGCTTCCCTCGAAATTGTCTGCATCACCAACTAAAATTTCGGACAGACGCCAAATAGTATAGATGGCGTCTTCATAAACCGATATAATGATTAAATTGTTACACACCACATACTTGCACACAGAAGTCAAGATGCGAGTATCAAGTATTGACCTATTTCAGAGTTTGCGCTGTCACGGTGGATCTGTCAAGGTCCAGTACAATCCTTGTGGCCTCTATAACAACCTGCCCATCCATGTAGTGTTGTCTACACACGGGCATATAAACATCAGCTCCTCCAATTAATTCAGTCTTAGTTTCTTGTGTCTTCCTCAATGTGAAGAATGCCCGGCGACCACACAACTCACACCGTGCTGTTAGCTTGGTGACTGAGTCAGCCAGGGGAACAATATCCAGAACTGAGCCAAACTTTTTCCTAACAAGACCACAGTCATCAAACCAAAAGGTGGCACAAAATTCGATGTGAAAATATCCTGCCTCCAAACCATCTAAAATTACATGGGTATATATAGCGTAGATAGGCTGGTCAAATCAAATCTAACTAGTAACTAAAAACTCATAAAAGTACCTTTTGTAGTCACCATCTAGCCCTGCAACAACTACAATTTTTCCATCACGGTCTGCAGCTTTGCAGCAGAAATCGTAAAGATCATCAAAGAACTGGGCTTCATCAATACCTATAACATCTACCTGCACAAACCAGTTTCAGCAACTTAAAGATTGCCTAGAGAACAAAAGAGCCTATTTCCATAGCCATGCCATGTGCACACTGTGCAGTAAGACCAACAGCTAACATCTCAATTCTCAACAAGACTCAAGGCTGCTTATCACCAACTAGGCTTTAATTATAAACGTATATCATTTTGGATAGGCACATTCTGAACACATATCATTTTGGACAAGCACATTCTGAACATTATCTTTATAACTATATGTGATGAAAAGCTTACAAACCAAAGGCACTTTGACACCAAATGAAAGAGTTTCTTTTTCATCTGGAATATTACAGATAATTATATATATCAGCACTCAAATTTGCAGTAGAATAAAAGTAAGAAAATGGCCAACTCACCTGACAAACCTAAAGCATCACTTAGAAAGAAAACAGAGAAAGGAAACTAATAGCACTCCATGCTTTAACACAGCTCACATGATAGGACTTTTGGTTTGACTTCAAGATATGACACTCATTAGCCTGGAATTGCTACATGTGCCACTATTGAAGTATGAACAtgtatttccttttctttctctttagacACATATGAGTGCAAAAAAATATCCTGCAACTGGCTGAGGGCTGACAAGTTGGCACCTAGCATGTAATGGACAATCAAGCAGGCTAGGGAACGAGTAGTCAATGGACACTACAATGGCGCCACCTAGTGGACCAGGCAACGACCTTTTGAAGCCATGAATCTATCTACAAAGGCACAACGTTTGCAAGCCTAAATTCGACCTAGGTGCAAAGGTTCTCGTAGTTCCATGGCATCCTATGTGTATGGCTACAGAGAAAGTTGTGTGAGTGAAAGGGAGGGAAGGATAGATGGAGACTCCCATAATTCACTGGCATCTTATGCATATGGCTACAGAGAGTTGTGTGAGGGAGGGAAAAAACTAGGTGTGGTGAAGGAAACCAGGTACCAGGATATGTTGGAGTAAAAACTGCTGCAGTACTGCATTATTTCACAATCTCATCTAATAAACTCATTCAATTAACTACTGCTAAGAGCACACTAAGTAAAATTTTTGGGACCCTGATCTTTGAGGGGGCTGTGCACAGTGCACCTGTGCTGCATGTGTTGTATGGGCATGCAATGTGGCCAAGCTGAAGATATAAATCATCAGAAGGTTTTCGATTTCAATAAAATACTACTCTGAGGCATTAAAAGTTAAAACTAGTATTTTTCTACTGAGAACAAACATATATTAGATCACCAATACTCCAATAGCAAGCCAAGAGCAAATGCAAGTAAGGAAATAATTGCATTACTTAAAAATCATCAAAATTCTATACAACTGCAGGCCGTCTCCTAAGATCACTAAATTTGACGATATTATGTGAAACGACTGTGTGCTAGATGTTCTTGGTGGGTCGCTAAAAATTCAGAATTAACTCGTAAGATATTGAAGCTATAGTAGATTATCACAATGTGGTTCTGTAGAACTTGCTCGCGTCTTAAGTTGTGAATTACTCCAAATTATGTGTATCATACTCTCAAAAGAATCACCAGTTCAATTTACTGTCTCGATTCTTCAAGAAAGTGACTGATGGACACTATAAAATACAGCTTGAAGCACCAATCTGAACTATTCAAAATATATGCATGGCATTAAAGTTCATGGTATAGGACAAAGGCATGTAAATTAAGAGACAATGTGTTTGACCCAACCTTATCGTAAGCCTCAATTCCTAATTTGTCATGGAAATTTGACAGCTCTGATAAGGCCCAGCACGCCATCTTTGTGCCGTCATGAGTGACAACAGAATCCAATCCATAGCGGTTGTCTTTGTCAGACTTTATGAGCGCCACAGTCCTACAATGGCGGCATGAAAAGGTCATAAAGAAACAACTTTAATCCAAGATAAAGAGGCAGTCAATGAAATCAAATTTCTTTGTTTTCCACATGTATGTCATATCATTTAGAATTACATGCCTGAACATAATTTTCAACACAATAACAGTAAACCTCACAGCATGGCATCATACCAGACTTTTCTAGAACTGCCCTGACAGCGATCAAACTAACTAGCTAACTTCCAGTTTCAACTGGCACGGACATTTGCAGCAGAACAAGCACCTGAAATTTGGGACACCAGGAAACAGCACAGTCTTGGCCTATCCAAGAAGGCAAGAAGCTCATTCGTAACAGCAACTCTTCTTAAACTACCCTCTCCTTGACTAGTTGAATCTATGGGATTGTCTATACAACATATGCTAAGATTATGGACCATGTCATCGCTGGACAGTCAAGACCATGAGAAATACACAGCTTCCAGAGCAAGGCATTGACAAACGCAAGTTCATAAATAGCAGCAACAGCCTGCCATCAACTATTATATCATTCGCcttagatttttcttcggagcaaaacttttttttttctatactTTGTAGCAAAAACTTTGAAGACATCTTAGCCAAAACTCGGGAAAGAAGGGGGGGGGGTCACTGGCAGGTGGGGACACACAGTCAGCGAAACAATCAAGCACAAAGGGAGATGCCGTCACCGGCGTTTCGTACCTTCCACTGCCGGCCTCGGCCTGAACCCGGCGGAGGAGCGCGGTGGTCTTGCCGGCGAACATGGGACCAACGATGACATGGATCTCGCCGGACTGTACCGCCCGGGCCTCCATCgcagagccgccaccgccgattCGCGACCGGGCCGCCGCAGAGACTGACCTCGCCGTGCCCAGCATGTTTCCGGCGGCACGACCCCGGCGGAAAGGTAGAGAGCGGAGCTGCGGCCGCGGTGGGAAAGCGCTGGCGCGGAGGACGGTGGGGGCggaagcggcagcggcagcggtgaGCAGGGACCTCATGGCGCAAATGGAGCGCATGGTGGCGGGATTTGTAGTGTGGACGGGGTGCCGGCGGGTGCCGAATACtttctttgaattttttttaggaaaaattGAGTGGCTGAGATTGGACTGGGTCGGCTTCAAAATTGGAACGGTTCTTCCAATCAACTGGGTAGGTGAGCGGTGGCGCATGATAGCTTCGATTTGGGGTTCGAAATTTTGGGAGGGAAGCGGAGGAGTGGAGGGAACGGGGATTTGGAGCAGTGGTTTTGCTAGGGTTTTTGGAGGGAACAGAGAGCCGGCAAAGGTGGGGGACGACCCGTCGACAGTCGACTGGAGGAGGACGAAAGCAGCGAAGGGTGGTCCCGTGCATTTCCTTTGGCCGTTTTGGTTatggatttttattttctttttctcattttctCTTTACCGTAAGCCTCGTTTTGAAAATCTAAACTTAGTATACTTTGTGTTAACAATTTAATTCCAATAGCACAAAAAGAGAATACAGAGTATGAAAGAGAAATAGGCATCCATTAGTTTCATGCTAAGAAAACTATAGGTTGTGAAGTATGATTATGTTCTATAAATGATTCTAAGTTTAAAAAGTTATAATTAGAAAATGGTAGAACTAAACTGAAATTTTAAAGGTGGTTTTTTCTTGAATTTGGATCTTGTTAAGTTTTAGACCATAATTGAATCTATAGTTGCCAccattcaaaataaaaaaaggtaCATATTCATATAACTTTTGAAAATCGGACCATAAGATAAAATTTGGTTTCACATATTCTAACTAATCAGTCATACTATGTAAAATGAGGTGCAAAATATAGCAAGTCACATTTTGGGATATATTAGAGCGAGATTAATAATACATCCAGCTGCTGACTGCAATGATCCTTGCAGCCTACCTCTCAGCCCACTCATATAATAGTTAGTCCCTCGTTATTAATACATGGTCCACTTATCTCTCtcacaaagttttttttttgttcttatgCCGACGTCGGCTATAAGCTTACAGTCGTTTCTCCTCtatctctctcctccacctcagcaTTCAGTCTGTTTACAATCTGTTATAATACTTACTCTTAGTTGTATCTGAAAGGGCTAAACTATAATTAGGATGTATTCGGGTATTTGGCAGCACGTGCTGTGAACTTGTGAATGGTATCATTGACTATACAATATAAAAGTAACAATTTTTTCTAAAGTTTTAATTACGTAAAACTTCTAAACGCTCAATCACCTAACTAAAACTGCAAATACTTATCTGAATTGCAGTATATACTAAGCTGCTGGATGTTGAAGCCCCAATAGTATGTGAGCTATTGTACTTCAGAAAAATGACTGAAAAGTAACAGAAGCACAGTTTGTTCGAAATTCAGACGCTACTACATAGAGAATACAATGG
This window contains:
- the LOC120690198 gene encoding thymidine kinase-like isoform X2, with the protein product MRHRSPTQLIGRTVPILKPTQSNLSHSIFPKKNSKKVFGTRRHPVHTTNPATMRSICAMRSLLTAAAAASAPTVLRASAFPPRPQLRSLPFRRGRAAGNMLGTARSVSAAARSRIGGGGSAMEARAVQSGEIHVIVGPMFAGKTTALLRRVQAEAGSGRTVALIKSDKDNRYGLDSVVTHDGTKMACWALSELSNFHDKLGIEAYDKVDVIGIDEAQFFDDLYDFCCKAADRDGKIVVVAGLDGDYKRKKFGSVLDIVPLADSVTKLTARCELCGRRAFFTLRKTQETKTELIGGADVYMPVCRQHYMDGQVVIEATRIVLDLDRSTVTAQTLK
- the LOC120690198 gene encoding protein SRG1-like isoform X1, whose translation is MEKEAPRNYDKIVNRDEITDAAAAAFANAGHQVPERYVRTEEVFDGVVVGEDERYELPVVAMARLLDPESAALEIGKLGDACRNWGFFQLTNHGVDQEVIQRMKDSTVQFFSSPLETKKKVAVRENGFEGFGHHYSRESGGKLDWAESVILITQPPQDRNMEMWPTSPPPFRSALEVYSVEMIGLAMKLLGFMAADLGVEREALVGAFTGRRQSMAIHHYPPCPHREKVMGITPHTDGLGLTLLLHVDDTPGLQIRKGGRWFPVRPLPGAFVVNVADILDVLSNGAYRSVEHRVLPDAERARTTVVIFQEAAVGGLVVAPLPGLVAKGGGARYRSIGVEEYIKGNFNALAEGTRFIESLRI